The Camelina sativa cultivar DH55 chromosome 14, Cs, whole genome shotgun sequence genome includes a window with the following:
- the LOC104740581 gene encoding mini zinc finger protein 3 → MKKRQVVVKQRKSSYTTTSSSSNIRYVECQKNHAANIGGYAVDGCREFMASGGDDALTCAACGCHRNFHRREVETEVVCEYSPPT, encoded by the coding sequence atgaagaagaggcaAGTGGTggttaaacagagaaaaagctCTTACACTACGACCTCTTCTTCAAGCAACATCCGTTACGTTGAGTGCCAGAAGAATCACGCAGCTAATATCGGCGGCTACGCAGTTGACGGTTGCCGGGAGTTTATGGCAAGCGGCGGTGATGATGCTTTGACGTGTGCTGCTTGTGGCTGTCACCGGAATTTTCACCGGAGAGAGGTTGAGACGGAGGTTGTTTGTGAGTATTCTCCTCCGACTTAA
- the LOC104740582 gene encoding protein IQ-DOMAIN 31-like, with amino-acid sequence MGKPVRWLKNVLLGKKPSKSSGIKEKERTVNGKEVVVISKVEESDVFSDLPPIGNAAVYTSGMVETQNLEHEDVSANEIQVSEVQPTDSQDAAFVPDDSPSESEKIQQETAAVTVQAAYRGYLARRAFRILKGIIRLQAVFRGHMVRRQAVSTLCCVMGIVRLQALARGRETRHSDIGVEVHRKCWLHHQPLENKLTDSVVDTHAYLGIKKLTANAFAQKLLASSPNVMPLSLENDSSNSIWLENWSASCFWKPVPQPKKASVRKTQKKLGSNSQVVEAEFARPKKSVRKVPTSNLDNPSVAAQTSLEFEKPKRSFRKVSASQSVEPLPDMENPQVDLEKVKRGLRKVHNPIVENSIQPQQVPQIAVEKPNPGLEEEFVNEDERSETVVEQPEDIMQTHGPLRASEALDSKLVNQIEESEENVMMAEEKEYVKEERTPKQNYKENSARKENQKSGKKGPLVTAAQTAECQESSYANQTSNPGIPSYMQATKSAKAKLRLQGSSSPKELGTTEKASRRYSLPSSGNSARVTSHSPKTRVSNSGGKTGNKTAKPLLTSREGNGKKTPVEWKRW; translated from the exons ATGGGAAAGCCTGTAAGGTGGTTAAAAAATGTGCTACTTGGAAAGAAACCATCTAAATCTAGTGGTATTAAAGAGAAAGAG AGAACTGTGAATGGAAAAGAGGTTGTGGTTATTTCAAAGGTTGAAGAATCCGATGTTTTTTCGGATCTTCCACCCATTGGAAATGCAGCAGTTTATACCAGTGGTATGGTAGAGACACAGAATCTAGAACATGAAGATGTTTCAGCCAACGAGATACAAGTTTCTGAGGTACAACCAACAGATTCTCAAGATGCTGCTTTTGTTCCTGATGATTCGCCATCCGAATCAGAGAAAATTCAACAAGAGACTGCAGCAGTTACTGTGCAGGCTGCGTATAGAGGCTACTTG GCTCGACGTGCTTTCAGGATCTTAAAAGGTATAATAAGGCTACAAGCAGTTTTCCGAGGTCACATGGTTAGGAGGCAAGCTGTTTCGACCCTTTGCTGTGTTATGGGAATTGTCAGATTGCAAGCACTTGCTCGAGGAAGAGAGACCAGACATTCCGACATTGGAGTTGAAGTTCATAGGAAATGCTGGTTGCATCATCAGCCACTA GAAAATAAACTCACCGACTCAGTTGTTGATACACATGCTTACCTGGGAATCAAGAAGCTAACAGCAAATGCGTTTGCTCAGAAG CTTCTAGCTTCATCGCCAAACGTGATGCCATTGTCCCTTGAGAATGATTCTTCCAATTCAATCTGGTTAGAGAACTGGTCAGCTTCTTGCTTCTGGAAACCAGTTCCTCAGCCAAAGAAAGCCTCAGTtagaaaaactcaaaagaagTTGGGCAGTAACTCTCAGGTAGTCGAGGCTGAGTTTGCTAGACCAAAGAAGAGTGTACGCAAAGTCCCTACTTCAAATCTCGACAATCCCTCAGTGGCCGCACAGACATCACTTGAGTTTGAAAAACCCAAACGCAGCTTCCGCAAAGTTTCAGCAAGTCAATCTGTAGAGCCACTACCAGACATGGAAAATCCTCAAGTTGATCTAGAAAAAGTGAAACGTGGCTTGAGGAAAGTACATAATCCCATAGTTGAGAACTCTATCCAACCTCAACAGGTTCCACAGATTGCAGTCGAAAAGCCAAATCCGGGTTTAGAAGAAGAATTTGTGAATGAAGATGAAAGGTCTGAGACAGTGGTGGAACAACCTGAGGATATAATGCAAACTCATGGACCATTGAGAGCCAGTGAAGCACTTGATTCCAAATTAGTCAACCAAATCGAAGAGAGCGAAGAAAATGTAATGATGGCCGAGGAAAAGGAGtatgtgaaagaagagagaactcCCAAACAGAACTATAAGGAGAATTCAGCACGGAAGGAGAATCAGAAATCCGGGAAAAAGGGTCCTCTGGTTACAGCTGCTCAGACCGCCGAGTGTCAAGAGAGTAGTTATGCAAATCAGACTAGTAACCCGGGAATACCGAGCTATATGCAAGCGACTAAATCTGCTAAAGCAAAGCTGAGGCTACAAGGCTCTTCTTCACCAAAGGAACTAGGGACTACTGAGAAAGCCAGTAGACGTTACTCTTTACCATCTTCAGGTAATAGTGCAAGAGTCACTTCTCATTCTCCTAAAACAAGAGTCTCAAACTCAGGTGGCAAAACCGGGAATAAGACTGCGAAGCCTCTTCTTACGTCCCGAGAAGGAAACG GGAAGAAAACTCCGGTGGAGTGGAAGagatggtaa
- the LOC104740583 gene encoding uncharacterized protein LOC104740583 translates to MTLLEAISNTVAKQDRVESQSDYPIPLSHDGIFANLKPKLENPNPGTLINPISGWEISESDVEVIDLGKKFSSKLKRKLKDTNGFVKDEFVRMLKQFLENIGEKVGILEAKPDELKELKKNTELLMGTSAAGLVLGDQDGPEIQELVEKNGFLMGRDVSGLILKDCIRLEMWELVEILISNSLVDHSSYSYLVSNLVEKQRSDLLCVVIRQASDLGATELLSILKYFLCPSKEAISNMDKVREEWDSEAMLAIEKVSNTELSKKSKVAEEASILLMVAHDGFSTSELCLHYLLASRNVDEVMFASAVSKLNGNEMRSFIRYLSKWMKKYEMFPQAGPCPKAASKLGLKLCNWVPELEDITKCLGLIIDENFSTLVLHSDLHEELKSIARVADGLASESKLCCFVANVVESLKHEAARN, encoded by the coding sequence ATGACGCTGCTTGAAGCTATCTCCAACACCGTTGCGAAACAGGACCGAGTCGAGTCGCAGTCAGATTATCCAATCCCTCTTAGCCACGATGGTATCTTCGCAAATCTGAAACCGAAGctcgaaaaccctaatcctgGTACCCTAATCAATCCAATATCCGGTTGGGAAATCTCCGAAAGCGATGTTGAAGTCATTGATTTGGGTAAGAAGTTTTCGTCTAAGCTGAAAAGGAAGCTTAAGGATACGAATGGGTTTGTCAAAGATGAGTTTGTGAGAATGTTGAAGCAGTTTCTTGAGAATATTGGTGAGAAAGTTGGGATTTTAGAGGCTAAGCCTGATGAGTTGAAGGAGTTGAAAAAGAATACTGAGCTTTTGATGGGTACAAGTGCAGCTGGGTTAGTCTTGGGTGATCAAGATGGTCCTGAGATTCAGGAACTGGTGGAGAAGAATGGGTTTCTGATGGGTAGAGATGTAtctggtttaattttgaaagattgtATTCGTTTAGAGATGTGGGAGCTAGTGGAAATCTTGATTTCAAACTCCTTGGTTGATCATTCTTCATACTCTTATTTAGTTAGCAATCTTGTTGAGAAGCAAAGGTCAGATTTGCTTTGTGTTGTGATCAGGCAAGCTTCAGATCTTGGGGCAACTGAGCTACTATCGATCTTGAAGTATTTTTTATGCCCATCAAAGGAAGCAATTAGCAACATGGATAAGGTAAGAGAAGAATGGGACAGTGAGGCTATGTTGGCGATTGAAAAGGTGAGCAACACAGAGCTGTCAAAGAAGTCTAAAGTTGCTGAAGAAGCTTCGATCTTGCTGATGGTTGCTCACGACGGGTTTTCAACCTCTGAGCTTTGCCTGCATTACTTGTTAGCTTCTCGGAATGTTGATGAAGTCATGTTTGCATCTGCAGTCAGTAAGTTGAATGGCAATGAGATGAGGAGCTTTATTCGATACCTCTCTAAATGGATGAAGAAGTATGAGATGTTCCCTCAAGCTGGTCCATGCCCTAAAGCCGCCTCCAAGCTCGGTTTGAAACTATGCAACTGGGTTCCTGAACTCGAAGACATAACCAAATGTTTGGGGCTTATTATCGATGAGAACTTCTCCACTCTGGTTCTACACTCGGATTTGCATGAAGAGCTAAAGTCTATTGCAAGAGTAGCAGATGGTTTAGCTTCAGAATCAAAACTGTGCTGTTTTGTGGCTAATGTGgttgaaagtttgaaacatgAAGCTGCTCGGAACTAG
- the LOC104740584 gene encoding probable WRKY transcription factor 61: MEKKDFLKSTGHGGEENHEVMRKLDSSHDDSHEEHEQIIRSKLDSTKVEMEEAKEENRRLKSSLSKIKKDFDILQTQYNQLMVQHEEPKKFSPKGHRQDKDRDKDKVNEREELVSLSLGGRSKSPVPSGSKMNKEENSKKIVEVGDEEKLNDYEKGSDHGLRVVAFEYKDLSNPNEKFQIEHKKETISLEIGDTNKSTSENNFGFKNDEDDHDDQEELLPQNLVKKTRVSVRSRCETPTMNDGCQWRKYGQKIAKGNPCPRAYYRCTIAASCPVRKQVQRCSEDMSILISTYEGTHNHPLPMSATAMASATSAAASMLLSGASSSSSVAAADLHGLNFSLSGNITPKSKSPFLQTSSSSPSSSGHPTITLDLTSSSSSQQPFISMLNRFNSPTGNVSRSNSYPSTNLNFSNNTNTLQNWSAGGGILSSQYRAPYGNISTHQQLPYQSIIHTRTAGSSFDPFGRSSSSSSSSHPTQTNHDHIGIKNIMTHQVPSLPAETIKAITTDPSFQSALATALSSIIGGGDLKIDHKVTRNDAEKSP, encoded by the exons ATGGAGAAGAAAGATTTCTTGAAGAGTACTGGTCATGGAGGAGAAGAGAACCATGAGGTGATGAGAAAGCTTGATTCGTCTCACGATGATTCTCATGAAGAGCACGAGCAAATTATAAGATCCAAG TTGGACTCAACTAAAGTCGAAATGGAGGAGGCTAAAGAGGAAAATCGAAGGCTAAAGTCATCATTGAGTAAAATCAAGAAAGATTTTGACATCCTTCAAACACAATACAACCAATTAATGGTGCAAcatgaagaaccaaaaaagtTCTCACCAAAAGGGCATCGTCAAGACAAAGACAGGGACAAAGACAAAGTTAATGAGCGCGAAGAACTTGTTTCGTTGAGCCTAGGTGGACGGTCAAAGTCACCGGTTCCAAGTGGTTCAAAGatgaataaagaagaaaacagtaaaaaaattgtggagGTGGGTGATGAAGAAAAACTTAATGATTATGAAAAGGGTAGTGATCATGGGTTGAGGGTGGTGGCATTTGAATATAAGGATTTGAGTAACCCTAATGAGAAGTTTCAGATTGAACATAAGAAAGAAACGATATCGCTGGAGATTGGTGACACTAATAAGAGTACATCAGAGAATAATTTTGGGTTTaagaatgatgaagatgatcatGACGATCAAGAAGAGCTTTTGCCTCAAAACCTTGTTaagaaaactagggtttctGTGAGATCAAGATGTGAGACACCAACG ATGAATGATGGATGTCAATGGAGGAAATATGGTCAGAAAATAGCAAAAGGAAATCCATGTCCTCGAGCTTACTATCGTTGTACCATTGCAGCTTCTTGTCCCGTAAGAAAACAG GTGCAAAGATGTTCAGAAGATATGTCTATCCTTATCTCAACATACGAAGGAACACATAACCACCCACTTCCCATGTCAGCAACCGCAATGGCCTCTGCCACTTCAGCTGCCGCCTCCATGCTGCTCTCGggcgcctcctcctcctcctcggtCGCCGCAGCTGATCTTCATGGCCTTAACTTCTCTCTCTCCGGCAACATCACTCCAAAATCTAAATCACCTTTCCTCCAAACCTCTTCATCTTCCCCTTCCTCTTCAGGCCATCCCACCATCACACTTGAcctcacatcctcctcctcatcacaGCAACCGTTCATATCTATGCTCAATCGATTCAATTCTCCTACTGGCAATGTCTCAAGATCGAATAGTTATCCTTCAACCAATCTTAACTTCTCAAACAACACCAATACATTGCAGAATTGGAGTGCTGGTGGTGGTATTCTCAGTAGTCAATACCGTGCACCTTACGGCAACATTAGCACCCATCAGCAACTACCTTACCAAAGCATCATTCACACCCGAACCGCCGGGTCATCTTTTGATCCATTTGGAAGGTCATcctcatcgtcatcttcatccCATCCTACACAAACCAATCATGATCACATAGGAATCAAGAACATTATGACTCATCAAGTGCCATCTTTACCAGCAGAAACAATAAAGGCGATCACGACAGATCCAAGTTTTCAGTCGGCTTTAGCAACTGCTCTATCGTCCATCATAGGCGGCGGTGACTTAAAGATTGATCATAAAGTGACTAGAAACGATGCCGAGAAGAGCCCTTAA